The nucleotide sequence ataccatggcgcgttttcatattcattctcttaACTATtcgatgattttatacaacttcaggaaCTCAAGTGAAGATTAGAATActaaagactgtgaccattaatcttctgacctccatagacccttcctaatgtcaataaaattatctaatcgtacacaaatctcaaggtaaatgtgtgtcctagtattgaaagaATTAAATAGTGTTTATTGAGCAAATGGTTTCAAAccctacctctcccttcccgcACCCTCACTAGGGTATAAGGCAACCAGCAGTGTTCTAGAGTATGGGGTAACGGTGCGTTGTTCCCCGCCAGGCCACGTGGGGGCGCACGGCGGGGCAGCTGAGTCACTGTCCAAACGGCACTTCGGCCACTCCGCCAGGTATGGAACGACCTCAAGAATGTGTGTTTATTGCTTGTTTGTTTTAGCACCATCCATTCGTCTCGTTATATTCTAGATGCAATTGGAagattctatatatttttttttcactcaaaaTGTCTCATCCGCTACAGTATAATATTAAATTCGTTGAGTATTTATAGATTACTTGTAGTGCTGAATGGTTTAGCCGAGACAATTATTTAATGACtaattgtatttttgtttgctttgtaTCACTTGATCGTTCATCTTGCGTGGCCATATCAGATCTATTATAGTGATTTGGcctcaataaaagaactaaAGTGTGAATCAGTGGTTCAGTTTGGTTTTTCTAGAGAGTACCACGTCGCCTTACTGGGGTGACCCTGAGGGGCGGCGCCCTAATACCATCCCGAACATGACATCCACCAACCTGCACGCGCCGCCCCGGGAGTGCAGGTGAGCGAGTCTCGGCACCAAGGCCCTGTTGACTTGAGAGTGAAGCATTGTCCCGAAACAGTCCGCTTGTCTTCCCTCATCCACATCACATCCCGTAGTCAAGCATCCATTGTTGAAACAGACGATAACAAAACAAACCTCTACTCTCCATTTTTGACCCCAGCTGGCTTCCTTCAGTGCAAATTTATCTAagtaccttctcctccttagtAGCTTCTCTTCCTCAGACTCCATATTACACTCCATCTTaatgctttctcttcttccccttagtGCCTcaatgcctcttcctcttccttttagtgTCACAGTGCCTCTTCTTCTCACTCTTAgtgccttttcttctcccttttagtGCCTCAgtgcctcttcctctccctcttattgTCACAgtgcctcttcctctccctttgagtgccttttcttttccatcttagtgcctcttcctctccctcgtagTGCCTcagtccctcttcctctccctcgtagtgccttctcttcttcctcttggtgCCATTTCCTCATAGTGCCTCATTGccacttcctccccttcttaccTTTTCTCCCTGATCGATTTCCTTGCCTCTGTTCCCCACGTCAGCGCCTTCCTGCAGCCGTGTGACCCCAGTGACAGGTACCGCACCCTCACTGGACACTGTAACAACCTCCGCCACTACGTCCTGGGCGCCGCGGACACTCCTGTAGCCCGCTTGCTGCATCCTGTCTATGgtgggtgtggagagagagagagagagagagagagagagagagagagagagagagagaccttattcTGTAACACTTGTCTCCACACCTCAGCTACTATCAGAAGGCTACTAATTGAAGTCACACAAGTATTCttttattgacagattaatgATGTTTTTACGCTATTGATAGGATGAAGAGTCTGTTGAACCCGGCTGGTCATCTTTGccgtctttgaaaatagtcgtggtgagaaagagcacagcgtttcagaatatgttgAAAATGAGGTTAggtttctccattttcttccttttttttccccttcatttgttgtttttctcgtactttttattctttttttcccttttcattttgttttccttgtaccttttcccttttttccctttcatgtgtttttttttcttgtacctttcttttctttctatcccttcatgtgtttttcttgtactttttttcctattttccctttcattttgttttccttgtatttttttcctattttccctttcatttttttttttgtacgtttttctttctttcccttcatgttttttttttcctttcttatccccttcgtgttgtgttgttttcctagtacttttttcctttcccttcatgtgCTGTTTTCCtagtaactttttctttttcccttgatGTGTTTTCCTTgtaccttttttcctttcttttccttatgtgttttcctagtacctttttcttttttccccttcgtgtCCCATTTTCCTtgtacctttttattttccccttcgtgtgttttccttgtaccttttcctttttcctttttttcattcataactCCTTCCTCCGGGACAGACGAGGCGTTGATGAGGACCCGGGGCGTGGATGGGTGTCTGCTACCCAACCCTCGTAATGTCAGCCTGCACATCCGCCACGTGCCCGCCAAGTACCAGCGTCTCTTCTCCACTCTCTTCATGCAGATTGGACAGTTCATTGACCACGACATCATCCACACTATGACCGTGGAGTGTGAGGGGGCGTGGAGAACTgctattaacccattcagtaccatgacacgtttccatattaattctgcttactatttggtgattttttacggtttcagaaactcatgtgagggattaaaatagtaaagactgtagccattaatcttctgacctccatagatccttcttaatgtaaataaaatggtctaatcacacccaaaactcaaggtaaaaaatgcgtcccagtactgaaggggttagcttTCCATGAGGTGTTTGTACTGTTAGTCAGTGGACAGCGGTTTAACACTATTTGATTGTCTTTAGGATGTTGAATACGATTTAACACTTTATGTGAGTGGGTTTGTTTATATTGTAgcagaaagaaaacattacttcctccttttccttctcttcttcctcatctttcactcttttctcctcttacttcttacttcaccctttctttcgttctccatctcttctgtttatctctctcggTCCTTCCCTTCCaaacttcattcctcctcctccatctcctcctcctctcttttctcctcttactcatcctctcttcaccctttcttcgttcttcatcccttcttctcttccaaatctcactcctcctcctcctcctcctcctcctttcttttctcattccttacttcatccttcccttctttccccatactgtcccttctcttccaatcttcactcctcctcctcctcttcctactcctcctcatcttcctcatccttccctctttttcatccttctcctcttcctcctcctctcacagcgGCAGTCAAATCCCGCGAGTGTGGTGACTGCGAGGCGTGGACAAACCCGATCTGCTTGCCAATACCCATCCCGCCAGACGACCCCTTCATCCCACCCACCTACGCAGAGACGGGCAAGCGCAGGTGTCTCCCGGTCGTCAGGTGAGGGACGGGCAGGTTAGAgaattcaggtgtgtgtgtgtgtgtgattgtcacttttttttcatgttgtaagtttgtttttcttaagaTTTAGTTAAGATTAGCTTCTCctacatcttcttcttctgcttctgcttctgctgcttcatctacttctgcttctacatctacttctacttttgcttctacttctactgctgcttttacttcttcttcttcttcgtcttcgtcttcttcttcttcttcttcttcttcttcttcttcttcttcttcacaggTCGCTGGGCAGATGGCTACCGGACAGAAGGAACCACAACGCTTTCCGCCACATTAACCTGAACACCGCATTTCTCGACCTGTCCACCGTGAGTGATTATATCGATCCCTCTTTATTACGAACTTCCATCCCTTCATTCACCCTTCCTCTATTCTTACATTTGcttatttcctcattcttccttccttagttcTTGCTGTCAGTATTTCTTGCacacttttatcctttctcttttcctatgcttgtctatttccttcattcttccttcctttatcaacaCTCTCCGTAATTCTTGCacattttcatccttcctccattcctccattcgtctattccctcattctttcttcctttttctatctcctcatttttccttcctttattaccgccgtctgtgtttttttttttttttttttttgtatttttgacgGGTTgttgtattcctccttttttccttcctttcttcctttattacccCAGTCAGTATTCCTCCTTTGTctagtcttccttttttccttccttttttttatagtagtattttttcctttttgtctaatttgtttttatttattttattattttttactttattttagtttgctatatattttttcatttatttattttttttttttatttattttttgacgCGCAGGTGTATGGAAGCGATCCGTGTAGGGAGAAGGAACTGAGGACAAGAACGGGCGGGCTGCTGCGGGAGTCTCACCACGCCCTGCCGCCCCTCGTGAACGCCAGTCGCTTCGTGGAGTGTCGCACTGAGATGGGGCAATGCTTCCTGACGGGGGATGACAGGTAGTAATAAGAGAGGCTAGGTGTGTGCGATCAGTGAGGTTAAGCGACGGTGGGGCTGGTTAGtgcttggatgggtgaccgcctaaagtgtgtgtgtgtgtgtgtgtgtgtgtgtgtgtgtgtgtgtgtgtgtgtgtttcagtagtTCATATCCttaactcctttctttcccttcctcgttctttccttctcaattCTGATCCTTCCCTTTTCAATCTTTAATTAtccttttatattcattctctttctttcaccattcctctcctcctcctgcttctctcctcccttcaccgttccctttcctcactaatccctcctgtccttcctgatcttttccctttcaatcttttcttctctttactcttttttggtttattccctccatcaccattcctacctcttcttttacctcctccaccctcctacTCTCCTCCCGTCACCGttccctcttgtctttctttgatCCTTCCCCTTtcaatctctcctttcctccttactctttttggtgtattccctccatcaccattccgttcctctcctcttgcctCCACCCTCTTGCTTTCCTCCCTTCTACCCTCGTCTTGCTCGCTCATCCCTCGCCACGCCTGCAGAGCCAACGAGCACCTGGGCCTAGTGGTGCTTCATGTGGTATACTTCAGGGAACATAACCGTATTGCTCGATCCCTCGCCTCCATCAACCCTCACTGGAACGACGAGCGGATCTTTCAGGTAACGGCAGGCTCTTCTTATCACCTGCTGAGCTTCGTAAGGCTTCATAGATCATGCACTTAGACCTTCTTGTTATGCAGTCACCCTCAGATATTTTTTACTTGATTTAGATAACGAAATATGTTCCTTtttatgcttatttttttcttgtgggtGCTCATAAAGATTCTGTACATTGCTTGCGGTGTTGTGAATGGCTGGGTCTCGCAGGTAAAGGATTAAATGTGATGAGAAGGTTATATGAGGGGGATTCAGTATTATTAGTGTACAGAGTGTGGTTCCTGTTATTTCCTAGTGAAGGGGAGTGACTAAAGGAAATGCTTTAGATGTTTCACTGGCTTATGTCCGTTTCTCTCTATCGCTTTCACTCCTCtcgttctccctctccttctcccttcccctccccttctcccttcccctccgcttctctctctctctctctctctctctctctctctctctctctctctctctctctctctctctcacacacacacacacacacacacacacacacacacacacacacacaggaagcgcGCAAGATCAACATAGCGCAGTATCAGAAGATGGTGTACCACGAGTTTCTGCCTCTTCTGCTGGGCCGCCAGAGGGCCAAACAGATGGGCTTCAACAATCAGACGGAAGGATATTATGAGGTACGGTCGCCGCCAAATGTCTGTTCACGTGCAGCTTTCCTTTTAATTAGTATGAGGCTGTTGTGAACGTGAGTCTTCTGTTGTGTTGgctggttagttagttagttgtgGTTAgtgttgtttgggtgtgttgaACTGGGTCTCGAAAATATGAATGGATGGGAGAATGTTCGTTTGCCAGAATGTCAAGCAAATTTACtaaagaaatatacagaataactcgaaaagaacaaaaaaaaagtgaatgtaagggatagaaatgaaaatgaatgtacTATCTATCCATATTACAGTTAGCAAGTTGGTAAAAGATTAATTGTAGTAGAATCCATTAATTTTCCCCAAACGTTCGGACAATTTCGAGGCGTCATCATATTGGCCAACGAAAACAGTTTGCCCAGACCCGGGATCGAACCGGGGACCTTTAGATCTTCAGTCTAACGCTCTCCCAACTGAGCTATCTAGGCGGTGACAACGAAGGAAAGTCAGTATTAATTAAACAAAATTTATAGTAATTTTTATGATATTGGTTATTAGTAAGCTAGGAGTTAGTAAATAGTTGGAAAATAGAAGTAATGATGATATGAAACTTATTTatgaatgtggaaatcttgcgtgactctctctctctctctctctctctctctctctctctctctctctctctctctctctctctctctccaggggtACGACGCCAACACGGACCCGAGCCTGATGGAGGAGTTCACCAGCGCAGCCTTCAGGGTCGGGCATGCCATGATACCCAACCACTTACTGCTGGTGGGCAAGAACTACCGGCCCTTCACCGCCATGCCCCTCGTGCCCACCTTCCACAACCCGGGGGACATCATGCAGGTAATGcccccctactactactactactactactgccactaccaccactactactactactctactactactactactactactgctactaccacctaccaccactaccaccactgctcactgctgccaccaccaccaccaccaccaccaccaccaccaccaccaccaccaccaccaccaccaccaccaccaccaccaccaccaccaccaccaccaccaccaccaccaccaccaccaccaccaccaccaccaccaccaccaccaccaccaccaccaccaccaccaccaccaccaccaccaccaccaccaccaccaccaccaccaccaccaccaccaccaccaccaccaccaccaccaccaccaccaccaccaccaccactcacaccaccaccaccaccaccaccaccaccactaccaccaccaccactactactactgccaccacctgccactgctaccaccactgctgcaccactactaccactactaccactactgctaccactactactactactactactactactactactactactactactactactactactactactactactactggtactattcTCTCACCTACACCTTCAGGACGGTATGTACGACCAGGTGCTGCGGGGCATGATCCGGGCACGACTCGAGGTGATAGACTTGAAGCTGACTGACGCCATTTTGAACCACCTCTTCCAGCTTCCTGACGACCCCTTCTCCGGCCAGGACCTCATGGCGCTCAACATAGCCAGGGGTCAGTCTCGGGGTTGGGTCAGAtcgggttgggttgggttcggttcggttaggttaggttaagttaagtttagttgggttagattaggtttagttgggTTGGATTATGTTAAggtaggttaggatagggtagGGTAAGGTAGGTATAATGGGATTTAGAGCTTTGTGTAGTTTTTCTATTACATGATTTTGATTGATGTCCTAGTGTCCttgtattgtgtgtttgtggtcatAGTTTCAATGAgtgagtgtttgttgttgtgtcgAATCTTTGGGGTACTTAACAGGGATTTAAcgactgtgtttgtgtgtgcgaaCTAATGTACATGTTtgtttaggttgggttgagttgagctgagttaggttaggtttgagttgggttgaattaggttaagttaggttaggttaggttaggttaggttaaggtgttgtgttgtagtggtgttgggagagtggaagggagggtGTTGTATTAAAGTGGTGTTAGGAAGGATGTTGTATTATAGCGGTGTTAGGAAGGGTGTAGTACTGTAGGTTGTAGAAGGTGTATGGTATGGTGTAATATTGTAGTGGTGTTAGGGAGGGTGTTGAGTTGTAGTGGTGTTAGGAAGGGTGTTGTTAGTGAtattgtccttttctcgttctttttattatttcttctgtattcttttgttttgcttttttattatcccctattttttctcgtttcct is from Portunus trituberculatus isolate SZX2019 chromosome 36, ASM1759143v1, whole genome shotgun sequence and encodes:
- the LOC123513677 gene encoding chorion peroxidase-like isoform X1, which translates into the protein MAGRVSAMWGAGVCLFMVATWGRTAGQLSHCPNGTSATPPESTTSPYWGDPEGRRPNTIPNMTSTNLHAPPRECSAFLQPCDPSDRYRTLTGHCNNLRHYVLGAADTPVARLLHPVYDEALMRTRGVDGCLLPNPRNVSLHIRHVPAKYQRLFSTLFMQIGQFIDHDIIHTMTVESAVKSRECGDCEAWTNPICLPIPIPPDDPFIPPTYAETGKRRCLPVVRSLGRWLPDRRNHNAFRHINLNTAFLDLSTVYGSDPCREKELRTRTGGLLRESHHALPPLVNASRFVECRTEMGQCFLTGDDRANEHLGLVVLHVVYFREHNRIARSLASINPHWNDERIFQEARKINIAQYQKMVYHEFLPLLLGRQRAKQMGFNNQTEGYYEGYDANTDPSLMEEFTSAAFRVGHAMIPNHLLLVGKNYRPFTAMPLVPTFHNPGDIMQDGMYDQVLRGMIRARLEVIDLKLTDAILNHLFQLPDDPFSGQDLMALNIARGRDHAIAPYVEYLNMCEGLNVTTFEELEERMKPEPLRNIRDVYRDVRDVDLIVGSLAESTSSKVKTMVGPTMRCIIGLQFLYLKRGDRFWFENRIAGFTPEQLTSLRQSSLSRVVCDSLNGTDATAPRKALKMSSRTNRARKCSDLTGTDLELWREEPGSQPHNPSACQKDLVFKWQEGWVEEGCT
- the LOC123513677 gene encoding chorion peroxidase-like isoform X2; amino-acid sequence: MTSTNLHAPPRECSAFLQPCDPSDRYRTLTGHCNNLRHYVLGAADTPVARLLHPVYDEALMRTRGVDGCLLPNPRNVSLHIRHVPAKYQRLFSTLFMQIGQFIDHDIIHTMTVESAVKSRECGDCEAWTNPICLPIPIPPDDPFIPPTYAETGKRRCLPVVRSLGRWLPDRRNHNAFRHINLNTAFLDLSTVYGSDPCREKELRTRTGGLLRESHHALPPLVNASRFVECRTEMGQCFLTGDDRANEHLGLVVLHVVYFREHNRIARSLASINPHWNDERIFQEARKINIAQYQKMVYHEFLPLLLGRQRAKQMGFNNQTEGYYEGYDANTDPSLMEEFTSAAFRVGHAMIPNHLLLVGKNYRPFTAMPLVPTFHNPGDIMQDGMYDQVLRGMIRARLEVIDLKLTDAILNHLFQLPDDPFSGQDLMALNIARGRDHAIAPYVEYLNMCEGLNVTTFEELEERMKPEPLRNIRDVYRDVRDVDLIVGSLAESTSSKVKTMVGPTMRCIIGLQFLYLKRGDRFWFENRIAGFTPEQLTSLRQSSLSRVVCDSLNGTDATAPRKALKMSSRTNRARKCSDLTGTDLELWREEPGSQPHNPSACQKDLVFKWQEGWVEEGCT